One segment of Streptomyces sp. NBC_00576 DNA contains the following:
- a CDS encoding DUF5997 family protein, with product MTTHQTSQTMKPATAAKKLGVYLQATPAEFQEGVVTRAELSALQADPPAWLRDLRRDGPHPRPVVASKLGVSIAGLARGGVTEALTTEQIDALKQDDPEWLRQERSVQADVRKEAVRIKELHQEQKEKRENQGR from the coding sequence ATGACGACGCACCAGACCTCCCAGACCATGAAGCCCGCGACCGCGGCGAAGAAGCTGGGTGTGTACCTCCAGGCCACCCCCGCAGAGTTCCAGGAGGGTGTCGTCACGCGCGCCGAGCTGTCCGCGTTGCAGGCCGACCCGCCGGCTTGGCTGCGCGACCTGCGGCGCGACGGCCCGCACCCCCGTCCGGTGGTCGCGTCGAAGCTGGGTGTCTCCATCGCGGGGCTCGCCCGCGGCGGGGTCACCGAGGCCCTTACCACCGAGCAGATCGACGCCCTGAAGCAGGACGACCCCGAGTGGCTCCGCCAGGAGCGCTCCGTGCAGGCCGACGTACGCAAGGAAGCGGTGCGTATCAAGGAACTGCACCAGGAACAGAAGGAAAAGCGGGAGAACCAGGGCAGGTAG
- a CDS encoding FUSC family protein, producing MLKRVFMAPDPGRARLRFAGRAVLGVGLAVTVCGLAGYSLTGAVSGGLAALLALFTVTDATVRGQALTTALLPAVGLPVLAAAAVLHDHPLARGLALLTVVGAGVYARRWGPRGHSLGVFAFMTFFVAQFLHAGPEQLPELYAAVVLSVLTASAVRFGLWCYERRTPPPPAPVAPAVERGLARVTTRQAVQATAAAGFALVVGQLVSGDRWYWAVGAAWWIFVNTTSRGETLVRGFRRILGTVLGIALGLAVAVPVAGAAVPTGVLVAVCVFGICYSAAVSYTWMMLSVTLLAELLYGLLGVLDPALLTVRLAETGVGALGALLAVVLVLPITTHATTDAWIQRALHCVHACTAEAAARLAGVPGTGTSPDPAPRVAELELLLGRVRVSVAPLVHPLNPVRARKRRARRVLALLDDCAREIRGLAALAADPEASSDVRLAAACRRVETVVEALTEGRADSVTAPVDRSHATEPALAHLHGLERALAELAKPLRGPSGSPLVGA from the coding sequence GTGCTGAAGAGGGTGTTCATGGCGCCGGACCCGGGCCGGGCGCGGCTGCGTTTCGCCGGGCGGGCCGTGCTCGGCGTCGGTCTGGCCGTCACCGTCTGCGGCCTCGCCGGGTACTCGCTCACCGGGGCCGTGAGCGGCGGACTCGCCGCGCTGCTCGCCCTGTTCACGGTCACCGATGCCACGGTGCGCGGGCAGGCGCTCACCACCGCACTGCTGCCCGCGGTCGGGCTCCCGGTCCTCGCCGCCGCTGCCGTGCTGCACGACCACCCGCTCGCCCGCGGGCTCGCCCTCCTCACCGTCGTCGGCGCCGGCGTGTACGCGCGCCGATGGGGCCCGCGCGGCCACAGCCTGGGCGTCTTCGCGTTCATGACCTTCTTCGTCGCCCAGTTCCTGCACGCGGGACCGGAGCAACTGCCCGAGCTGTACGCCGCCGTCGTCCTGTCCGTGCTCACCGCCTCGGCGGTGCGCTTCGGGCTGTGGTGCTACGAGCGCCGTACGCCCCCGCCCCCGGCCCCCGTCGCCCCGGCCGTCGAACGCGGCCTGGCCCGCGTCACCACACGTCAGGCCGTCCAGGCGACGGCCGCTGCCGGCTTCGCCCTGGTCGTGGGTCAACTGGTGTCCGGGGACCGCTGGTACTGGGCGGTCGGCGCCGCCTGGTGGATCTTCGTGAACACCACCTCGCGCGGCGAGACCCTGGTCCGCGGCTTCCGTCGCATCCTCGGCACGGTGCTCGGCATCGCGCTCGGCCTCGCTGTCGCCGTCCCGGTGGCGGGGGCCGCCGTCCCCACCGGGGTGCTCGTCGCCGTATGCGTGTTCGGCATCTGCTACTCGGCCGCCGTGTCGTACACGTGGATGATGCTCTCGGTCACTCTGCTCGCCGAACTGCTGTACGGGCTCCTCGGCGTCCTCGATCCGGCACTGCTCACCGTGCGGCTCGCGGAGACCGGTGTCGGCGCCCTGGGCGCCCTGCTCGCCGTGGTCCTCGTGCTGCCGATCACCACGCACGCCACCACCGACGCCTGGATCCAGCGTGCCCTGCACTGTGTCCACGCCTGTACCGCCGAGGCCGCCGCCCGGCTCGCCGGTGTGCCCGGCACCGGCACGTCTCCCGACCCGGCGCCGCGCGTGGCCGAACTGGAGCTGCTGCTGGGGCGTGTCCGGGTCTCGGTCGCGCCGCTCGTGCATCCACTCAACCCCGTCCGCGCTCGTAAGCGCCGAGCGCGCCGGGTACTCGCGCTCCTCGACGACTGCGCCCGCGAGATCCGCGGTCTGGCCGCCTTGGCCGCCGACCCGGAGGCCTCCAGCGACGTCCGGCTCGCCGCCGCCTGTCGGCGCGTGGAGACCGTGGTGGAGGCGCTCACGGAGGGCCGCGCCGATTCCGTCACGGCCCCCGTGGACCGGTCCCACGCCACCGAGCCCGCCCTCGCCCACCTGCACGGACTGGAACGGGCCCTGGCCGAGCTGGCCAAGCCGCTGCGCGGCCCGTCGGGTTCGCCGTTGGTCGGAGCCTGA
- a CDS encoding SpoIIE family protein phosphatase: MDAFRPLLFDDVEALLAGPTAGDLPRLVEEYGLLRQFVEGTAAGVFVLDTELRFLYVNPHMVRVSGLSAQELLGRTLAEASPGVERPESVLRQVLHDGQPRELVGTGHTRADSPFIRRAWHATYHRLQDEQGRVLGLAGVFLEISAPQQHVDELERAHRRMTLLDTATARIGTTADVQATCAELAQFMVPDLADAAGVELNLEVKAGPHRPPPGVLRLRRAALAAVPGIKDAVLALADIGDTLDYPPGTELRACLDAGLPWLSNGISEEEWQSGVVRADLACDYQGSGIHSVLVLPLIAGRRPLGTLSLVRAFDSPGFTVDDVSVALELAHRAAGALERAALHTREHSMALELQHALLTDTTAPPNPRAPIAFRYLPADDVALIGGDWFDSLPLPDGRNLLVIGDVMGHGVEAAVAMSHYRSALRALAMAGLPPHLLLTHADRTVADSGFDRVATCLLALEDPAHQTVSYANAGHLPPAFLSPDGTVALVDVPSGPPLGTGFGSYTTLTRPTVPDGVLLLYTDGLVERRGEDIDVSLRRLTRLRLSPRASLDAILDDVLAQLADAPAEDDIAVLAARSRPV, encoded by the coding sequence ATGGACGCTTTCCGGCCGCTGCTCTTCGACGACGTCGAGGCACTGCTCGCCGGGCCGACCGCCGGGGACCTGCCCCGGCTGGTCGAGGAGTACGGCCTGCTGCGTCAGTTCGTCGAGGGCACGGCCGCCGGAGTGTTCGTCCTCGACACGGAGCTGCGGTTCCTGTACGTCAACCCGCACATGGTCCGGGTCAGCGGTCTGTCGGCCCAGGAGCTCCTGGGGCGGACGCTGGCCGAGGCGTCGCCAGGGGTCGAGCGGCCCGAGAGCGTGCTGCGGCAGGTGCTGCACGACGGGCAGCCCCGTGAGCTCGTGGGGACGGGGCACACCCGCGCGGACTCGCCCTTCATCCGTCGTGCCTGGCACGCCACCTATCACCGGCTCCAGGACGAGCAGGGTCGAGTTCTCGGTCTCGCCGGGGTCTTCCTTGAGATCAGTGCCCCGCAGCAGCACGTCGACGAGTTGGAGCGCGCGCACCGCCGGATGACCCTGCTGGACACGGCGACAGCGCGCATCGGCACCACGGCGGACGTGCAGGCGACCTGCGCCGAGCTGGCCCAGTTCATGGTGCCGGACCTGGCGGACGCGGCCGGTGTCGAGCTGAACCTCGAGGTGAAGGCCGGTCCGCACCGGCCGCCCCCGGGAGTGCTGCGGCTGCGCCGGGCGGCCCTCGCGGCGGTACCCGGCATCAAGGACGCGGTGCTCGCCCTGGCCGATATCGGCGACACCCTGGACTATCCGCCGGGCACCGAGCTCCGCGCGTGCCTGGACGCCGGACTCCCCTGGCTGAGCAACGGCATCTCCGAGGAGGAGTGGCAGTCCGGGGTGGTGCGCGCGGACCTGGCCTGCGATTACCAGGGCAGCGGCATCCACTCGGTCCTCGTCCTGCCTCTGATCGCAGGCAGGCGCCCTCTGGGCACTCTCTCCCTCGTGCGCGCGTTCGACTCCCCCGGATTCACGGTCGACGACGTGTCAGTGGCCCTCGAACTGGCCCACCGGGCCGCCGGCGCCCTGGAGCGCGCCGCCCTGCACACCCGCGAGCACAGCATGGCCCTGGAGCTCCAGCACGCGCTGCTCACCGACACCACGGCGCCGCCGAACCCGCGCGCACCGATCGCGTTCCGCTATCTGCCCGCCGACGACGTGGCCCTGATCGGAGGCGACTGGTTCGACAGTCTGCCCCTGCCCGACGGCCGGAATCTGCTGGTCATCGGGGATGTCATGGGCCACGGGGTCGAGGCCGCCGTCGCGATGAGCCACTACCGCTCCGCGCTGCGCGCCCTGGCCATGGCCGGTCTGCCCCCGCACCTGCTGCTCACCCACGCGGACCGCACGGTCGCCGACTCCGGGTTCGACCGGGTCGCCACCTGTCTGCTGGCCCTGGAGGATCCCGCCCACCAGACGGTGTCCTACGCGAACGCCGGCCATCTCCCGCCCGCCTTCCTCTCCCCGGACGGCACGGTCGCACTCGTCGACGTCCCGTCCGGCCCGCCCCTGGGCACCGGATTCGGCAGCTATACGACGCTCACCCGCCCAACGGTCCCGGACGGCGTGCTCCTGCTCTACACGGACGGGCTGGTGGAG
- a CDS encoding LysR substrate-binding domain-containing protein: MTGSEDSPAFRLAYVPGVIPAKWVRIWNERRTDVPLTLLQVAAADVGDLLLTGDADAALVRLPVDRTVLSAISLYTEISVVVVPKDHVVAAVDEVTAEDLADDIVLHPLDDTLAWESLPGRPAIERPATTEDAIELVAAGIGVLVVPQSLARLHHRKDLTYRPVTDAPESQVALSWPEDRTTDLVEDFIGIVRGRTVNSSRGRRQEPEAEQPKTKKRSGTEGTARKPVAGRSAGRGAGKGGAAGRGARSGGSGKAGGARQGKPRRKS, translated from the coding sequence GTGACTGGCTCGGAAGATTCCCCCGCGTTCCGGCTCGCGTACGTCCCGGGAGTGATCCCCGCCAAGTGGGTGCGGATCTGGAACGAGCGGCGAACCGACGTCCCCCTGACCCTGCTCCAGGTGGCCGCCGCCGACGTGGGCGACCTGCTGCTCACCGGAGACGCCGACGCGGCCCTCGTACGGCTGCCGGTCGACCGTACGGTGCTCAGCGCGATCTCCCTCTACACCGAGATCTCGGTGGTCGTGGTCCCCAAGGACCATGTCGTGGCCGCCGTCGACGAGGTGACCGCCGAGGACCTCGCCGACGACATCGTGCTGCACCCCCTCGACGACACCCTCGCCTGGGAGAGCCTCCCCGGCCGCCCCGCGATCGAGCGCCCCGCGACCACCGAGGACGCCATCGAACTGGTCGCGGCCGGGATCGGCGTCCTGGTCGTCCCCCAGTCCCTCGCCCGCCTCCATCACCGCAAGGACCTCACCTACCGTCCGGTCACCGACGCGCCCGAGTCCCAGGTCGCCCTGTCCTGGCCGGAGGACCGCACGACCGACCTGGTCGAGGACTTCATCGGCATCGTGCGGGGCCGCACCGTCAACAGCTCACGTGGCCGCCGCCAGGAGCCCGAGGCGGAGCAGCCGAAGACCAAGAAGCGCTCCGGCACGGAGGGCACCGCACGCAAGCCCGTCGCAGGACGGTCCGCGGGCCGGGGCGCCGGCAAGGGCGGAGCGGCGGGCAGGGGCGCCCGGAGTGGCGGTTCCGGCAAGGCCGGCGGCGCCCGCCAGGGCAAGCCCCGCCGCAAGTCGTAG
- a CDS encoding HAD family hydrolase, with protein MSTLGTTAVIFDLDGTLVDSEPNYFEASRQTLAAYGVTGFTWADQEESVGISTRETVTLWRERYGLRAPVEELLAEKNRRYLELARADTPVYPEMRKFVELLAGEGIPMAVASGSALRAIDAILAGTGLDAFLRTVVSSDEVTRGKPAPDVFLEAARRLGAAPADCVVLEDAAPGSAAAHTAGMRCIAIPYLAAQADDPEFATAELLLRGGQREFTARAAYDWLVRTAKQRGQTG; from the coding sequence ATGAGCACTCTCGGCACCACCGCGGTCATCTTCGATCTCGACGGAACACTCGTAGACAGCGAGCCGAACTATTTCGAGGCGAGCCGGCAGACCCTCGCCGCGTACGGCGTCACGGGCTTCACCTGGGCCGACCAGGAGGAGTCCGTGGGCATCAGCACGCGGGAGACGGTCACGCTGTGGCGGGAGCGGTACGGGCTGCGCGCACCGGTCGAGGAGTTGCTCGCGGAGAAGAACCGCCGCTATCTCGAGCTGGCCCGGGCCGACACGCCTGTCTATCCGGAGATGCGGAAGTTCGTGGAGCTGCTGGCGGGCGAGGGCATCCCCATGGCGGTGGCCTCGGGTTCCGCGCTGCGGGCCATCGACGCGATCCTGGCGGGCACGGGCCTGGACGCGTTTCTGCGGACCGTCGTGTCCTCCGACGAGGTCACCCGCGGCAAACCCGCACCGGACGTCTTTCTGGAGGCGGCGCGACGCCTCGGAGCGGCCCCGGCGGACTGCGTGGTCCTGGAGGACGCCGCTCCGGGCAGCGCCGCCGCGCACACGGCGGGCATGCGCTGCATCGCGATCCCGTACCTCGCCGCACAGGCCGACGATCCCGAGTTCGCGACGGCGGAGCTGCTCCTGCGTGGCGGCCAGCGGGAGTTCACGGCCAGGGCGGCGTACGACTGGCTCGTCCGCACGGCGAAGCAGCGCGGACAGACCGGGTAG
- a CDS encoding Lrp/AsnC family transcriptional regulator has product MAVDELDTRILRLLLEQPRTSVREYARVLGVARGTLQARLDRLERDGVITGTGPSLSPAALGHPVLAFVHIEVTQGHLDEVGNALATVPEIVEAFSIAGGGDLLARVVARDNAHLEDVIQAVISVPGVVRTRTEVALRERVPHRLLPLVESLGRTATG; this is encoded by the coding sequence ATGGCTGTGGACGAGCTCGACACCCGCATTCTGCGCCTGCTGCTGGAGCAGCCCCGCACCAGCGTGCGCGAGTACGCCCGTGTCCTCGGCGTCGCGCGCGGCACCCTGCAGGCCCGTCTCGACCGCCTCGAACGGGACGGCGTGATCACCGGCACGGGTCCCTCGCTCTCCCCCGCCGCGCTCGGTCACCCCGTGCTCGCGTTCGTGCACATCGAGGTCACCCAGGGCCATCTCGACGAGGTCGGGAACGCGCTGGCGACCGTGCCGGAGATCGTCGAGGCGTTCTCGATCGCCGGCGGCGGTGATCTCCTCGCGCGGGTCGTGGCCCGCGACAACGCCCACCTGGAAGACGTGATCCAGGCGGTGATCAGCGTGCCTGGAGTGGTCCGCACCCGCACCGAGGTGGCGCTGCGCGAACGGGTCCCGCACCGGCTGCTGCCCCTGGTCGAGTCGCTCGGCCGCACGGCGACCGGCTGA
- a CDS encoding lactonase family protein, whose protein sequence is MRYRRPDRPSDREGAAVGRRRAFIGSFTAAGGPGVLVAAVDDDTGALTVLGAADDVPDPSYLALAADGNTLYAVSETAQGAVAAYRVSGDKPELAGPPVPVGGSGPTHLGLFAGHVLTANYGSGSVTAVPVRADGTLAGSASDVLQHTGSGPHPARQRGPHAHQVQPDPSGRWVVGVDLGTDSVHVCALRDGGLVPHRETALRPGSGPRHLAFHPDGSYAYVLNELAPTVTVCRWDAAEGLLTPLRETPVLRGAPDGDAYPSGIVASPDGRFVWTATRGQDAVSVLAVDDAGAALRLVDTVPCGGHWPRALAASDGFLYTANERSGDVTWFALDPDTGIPRRTGSIEVPAVSCVILG, encoded by the coding sequence ATGAGGTACCGTCGCCCCGACCGACCAAGTGACCGAGAGGGGGCGGCAGTGGGGCGACGGCGAGCGTTCATCGGTTCGTTCACGGCGGCAGGTGGCCCAGGGGTACTGGTCGCCGCAGTGGACGACGACACCGGTGCCCTGACCGTGCTCGGCGCGGCGGACGACGTACCCGACCCGTCGTATCTCGCCCTCGCCGCCGACGGGAACACGCTCTACGCGGTCAGCGAGACCGCTCAGGGCGCGGTGGCCGCCTATCGGGTGAGCGGCGACAAACCCGAACTCGCCGGTCCGCCCGTGCCGGTCGGCGGCAGCGGTCCCACGCACCTCGGACTCTTCGCCGGACACGTACTGACCGCCAACTACGGCTCCGGCAGCGTCACCGCGGTACCCGTTCGCGCCGACGGCACCCTCGCCGGCAGCGCGTCCGACGTGCTCCAGCACACTGGTTCGGGCCCGCACCCGGCCCGGCAGCGGGGGCCGCACGCCCACCAGGTGCAGCCCGACCCGAGCGGCCGGTGGGTCGTCGGCGTCGACCTCGGCACGGACTCCGTACATGTGTGCGCACTGCGCGACGGCGGCCTCGTACCGCACCGCGAGACCGCTCTGCGCCCCGGCTCCGGGCCGCGCCACCTGGCCTTCCACCCGGACGGCTCGTACGCGTACGTGCTGAACGAACTCGCCCCGACCGTCACCGTCTGCCGCTGGGACGCCGCAGAGGGCCTCCTGACGCCCCTGCGCGAGACACCGGTACTGCGGGGCGCTCCGGACGGCGACGCCTACCCGTCGGGCATCGTCGCCTCGCCCGACGGCCGCTTCGTATGGACCGCGACGCGCGGCCAGGACGCCGTGTCCGTGCTCGCCGTCGACGACGCCGGAGCCGCGTTGCGGCTGGTGGACACGGTGCCGTGCGGAGGCCACTGGCCCCGCGCGCTCGCCGCCTCGGACGGATTCCTGTACACCGCGAACGAGCGCTCCGGGGACGTGACGTGGTTCGCCCTCGACCCCGACACCGGCATCCCGCGCCGGACCGGTTCGATCGAGGTCCCGGCGGTGTCCTGCGTGATCCTCGGCTGA